One segment of Eschrichtius robustus isolate mEscRob2 chromosome 3, mEscRob2.pri, whole genome shotgun sequence DNA contains the following:
- the TRIM63 gene encoding E3 ubiquitin-protein ligase TRIM63, with translation MDYKSSLIQDGNPMENLEKQLICPICLEMFTKPVVILPCQHNLCRKCACDIFQAANPYWTNRGGSVSMSGGRFRCPSCRHEVIMDRHGVYGLQRNLLVENIIDIYKQECSSRPLQKGNHPMCKEHEDEKINIYCLTCEVPTCSMCKVFGVHKACEVAPLQSVFQGQKTELSNCISMLVAGNDRIQTIITQLEDSCQVTKENSHQAKEELSQKFDVLYAILDEKKSELLQRITREQEEKLSFHEALIQQYREQLEKSTKLVETAIQSLDEPGGAIFLLSAKQLIRSIVEASKGCQLGKIEQGFENMDYFTLDLEHIADTLRAIDFGTGEEEEEFTEEENQEEEESTEGKEEGHQ, from the exons ATGGATTATAAGTCAAGCCTGATCCAGGATGGGAACCCCATGGAGAACCTGGAGAAGCAGCTGATCTGCCCCATCTGTCTGGAGATGTTTACCAAGCCAGTGGTCATCTTGCCATGTCAACACAACCTCTGCCGGAAGTGTGCCTGTGACATCTTCCAG GCTGCAAATCCCTACTGGACCAACCGGGGTGGCTCGGTGTCCATGTCTGGAGGCCGTTTCCGATGCCCCTCCTGCCGCCATGAAGTGATCATGGACCGTCATGGAGTGTACGGCTTGCAGAGGAATCTGCTGGTGGAGAATATCATTGATATCTACAAGCAGGAGTGCTCCAG TCGGCCCCTGCAGAAAGGCAACCACCCCATGTGCAAGGAGCACGAAGATGAGAAAATCAACATCTACTGCCTCACATGTGAGGTGCCCACGTGCTCCATGTGCAAGGTGTTTGGGGTCCACAAGGCCTGCGAGGTGGCCCCACTGCAGAGTGTCTTCCAGGGACAAAAG ACTGAGCTGAGTAACTGTATCTCCATGCTGGTAGCAGGGAACGACCGTATTCAGACCATCATCACTCAGCTGGAGGACTCCTGTCAAGTGACCAAG GAGAACAGCCACCAGGCGAAGGAAGAGCTGAGCCAGAAGTTCGACGTGCTGTACGCCATCCTGGACGAGAAGAAGAGTGAGCTGCTGCAGCGGATCACGCGGGAGCAGGAGGAGAAGCTCAGcttccatgaggccctcatccaGCAATACCGGGAGCAGTTGGAGAAGTCCACCAAGCTGGTGGAGACAGCCATCCAGTCCCTGGACGAGCCCGGCGGGGCCATCTTCCTCTTG AGTGCCAAGCAACTCATCAGAAG CATTGTGGAAGCGTCCAAGGGTTGCCAGCTGGGGAAGATAGAGCAGGGCTTTGAAAACATGGACTACTTTACTTTGGACTTAGAGCACATAGCAGACACCCTGAGGGCCATCGACTTTGGGACAG